The Polyangium spumosum region GGCCATGACGGAACCCGTGATAGCACGGTGGAGCCTCCGGGCGCGGCCGTGGCAAAGGACCTTTCGCGACGCTTGAAGGGGCGGCGCCTACGTGGCACACCCACGGGCCCATGTCCCAGCCCGCCATTGGCCCCGACACGCGCGTCTCGCTCTCGTACGTCCTCTTCGACGAGGACGGGGATACGGTCGATCGCGCCACGGAAAGCGAGCCGCTCGAGTACGTCCACGGCTACGCGCAGATCCTCCCCGGGCTCGAGCGAGCGGTCGAGGGCATGCACGCGGGCGAGCGTCGTGAGGTCGTCGTCGAGCCCGAAGACGCCTTCGGCCAGCACGACGACGAGGGCGTCTTCGAGGTCGACAAGGCCGATTTCCCCGACAGCGAGCACGTGACGCCGGGCGACGAGTTCATCGCGCAGGCCCCCGACGGCGAATCCATCGCGATGCGCGTGGTCGAGGTCCTCCCCGACGCGTTCGTCGTGGATACGAACCACCCGCTCGCGGGCCAGAAGATCCGCTTCGAGGTCGTCGTGCACGACGTGCGCGCGGCGAGCGAAGAGGAG contains the following coding sequences:
- a CDS encoding FKBP-type peptidyl-prolyl cis-trans isomerase produces the protein MSQPAIGPDTRVSLSYVLFDEDGDTVDRATESEPLEYVHGYAQILPGLERAVEGMHAGERREVVVEPEDAFGQHDDEGVFEVDKADFPDSEHVTPGDEFIAQAPDGESIAMRVVEVLPDAFVVDTNHPLAGQKIRFEVVVHDVRAASEEEIAEAQAELEERALGDGGGGCCDHDHDHDHDHDHGHAPEGGGHLVQLSRKR